Proteins from a single region of Amycolatopsis sp. CA-230715:
- the ilvD gene encoding dihydroxy-acid dehydratase: MPQLRSRTTTHGRNAAGARSLWRATGMTDSDFGKPIVAIANSYTQFVPGHVHLKNLGEIVAEAVAEAGGVAREFHTIAVDDGIAMGHSGMLYSLPSREIIADSVEYMVNAHQADALVCISNCDKITPGMLNAAMRLNIPTVFVSGGPMEAGKAVVVGGVAQAPTDLITAISASANSAVDEDGLSIVERSACPTCGSCSGMFTANSMNCLTEALGLSLPGNGSTLATHAARRDLFSGAGRTVVELCKRWYGEDDESVLPRSIATKEAFENAMALDMAMGGSTNTVLHILAAAQEGEIPFTIDDIDAIGRRVPCLSKVAPNSDYHMEDVHRAGGIPAILGELYRGGLLNTGVHSVHSPDLESWLSTWDIRAESPSAAAVELFHAAPGGVRTTEAFSTENRWSSLDTDAVGGCIHDVEHAYTADGGLAILRGNLAENGAVIKSAGIDEELWRFEGPARVLESQEEAVSAILAKKIQPGEVLVIRYEGPAGGPGMQEMLHPTTFLKGSGLGKKCALITDGRFSGGSSGISVGHISPEAAAGGTIGLVHDGDLIRLDVHERRLELLVDDEVLAERRAKMEASERPWQPAERQRPITAALRAYARMATSADTGAVRDPNK, encoded by the coding sequence GTGCCCCAGCTACGGTCCCGCACCACCACCCACGGCCGGAACGCCGCGGGCGCCCGTTCGCTCTGGCGCGCCACCGGGATGACCGACTCCGACTTCGGCAAGCCGATCGTGGCGATCGCCAATTCCTACACGCAGTTCGTGCCGGGTCACGTGCACCTCAAGAACCTCGGCGAGATCGTGGCGGAGGCGGTGGCCGAGGCCGGTGGCGTCGCGCGCGAGTTCCACACCATCGCGGTGGACGACGGGATCGCGATGGGCCACAGCGGCATGCTTTACTCGCTGCCCTCGCGCGAGATCATCGCCGACTCGGTGGAGTACATGGTGAACGCGCACCAGGCCGACGCGCTGGTGTGCATCTCGAACTGCGACAAGATCACCCCCGGCATGCTGAACGCCGCGATGCGCCTCAACATCCCGACCGTGTTCGTCTCCGGCGGGCCGATGGAGGCGGGCAAGGCGGTCGTGGTCGGCGGCGTCGCGCAGGCCCCGACGGACCTGATCACCGCGATCTCCGCGTCCGCGAACAGCGCCGTCGACGAGGACGGCCTGTCCATTGTGGAACGGTCCGCCTGCCCGACCTGCGGCTCGTGCTCGGGCATGTTCACCGCGAACTCGATGAACTGCCTCACCGAGGCGCTCGGCCTTTCCTTGCCTGGCAACGGCTCGACGCTCGCTACGCACGCCGCGCGCCGCGACCTGTTCAGCGGCGCGGGCCGCACCGTCGTGGAACTGTGCAAGCGCTGGTACGGCGAGGACGACGAGAGCGTGCTGCCGCGGTCGATCGCCACCAAGGAAGCCTTCGAGAACGCGATGGCGCTCGACATGGCCATGGGCGGCTCGACGAACACCGTGCTGCACATCCTCGCCGCCGCACAGGAAGGCGAGATCCCGTTCACCATCGACGACATCGACGCGATCGGCCGCCGCGTGCCGTGCCTGTCGAAGGTGGCGCCGAACTCCGACTACCACATGGAGGACGTGCACCGCGCGGGCGGAATCCCGGCGATCCTCGGTGAGCTGTACCGGGGCGGGCTGCTCAACACCGGCGTGCACTCGGTGCACTCCCCCGATCTCGAATCCTGGCTGTCCACATGGGACATCAGGGCGGAGTCGCCGTCGGCGGCCGCGGTGGAGCTGTTCCACGCGGCGCCGGGCGGGGTCCGCACCACGGAGGCGTTCTCCACCGAGAACCGGTGGTCCAGTTTGGACACCGACGCGGTCGGCGGCTGCATCCACGACGTCGAACACGCCTACACCGCCGACGGCGGGCTCGCGATCCTGCGCGGCAACCTCGCCGAGAACGGCGCCGTGATCAAGTCGGCTGGCATCGACGAGGAACTGTGGCGGTTCGAGGGCCCGGCGCGCGTGCTGGAAAGCCAGGAAGAAGCGGTTTCCGCGATCCTGGCTAAGAAGATCCAGCCGGGCGAAGTGCTGGTGATCCGCTACGAGGGCCCGGCAGGCGGCCCCGGTATGCAGGAAATGCTGCACCCCACGACGTTCCTGAAGGGCTCCGGGCTCGGCAAGAAGTGCGCGCTGATCACCGACGGCCGGTTCTCCGGCGGCTCGTCGGGGATCTCGGTCGGCCACATCTCCCCCGAGGCGGCCGCGGGCGGCACGATCGGGCTCGTCCACGACGGCGACCTGATCCGGCTGGACGTGCACGAGCGGCGGCTCGAACTGCTCGTCGACGACGAGGTGCTCGCGGAGCGGCGGGCGAAGATGGAGGCCAGCGAGCGGCCGTGGCAACCGGCCGAACGCCAGCGCCCGATCACCGCGGCCCTGCGCGCCTACGCCCGCATGGCCACCTCCGCCGACACCGGCGCGGTCCGGGACCCGAACAAGTAA
- a CDS encoding DoxX family protein yields MTTHDDEYGKKTSLFDDTASSGATTSILSGAEESTEKDTSTRWHGGLDFGLLILRLVLGGTMGAHGLQKVFGLFDGPGIAGFARALGGFGFTSQTTLLSWITGISEIAGGALVILGLFTPLGAAALLGVAANIVYAKFHGGFFMGEGKGFEYELLLGAVAFSLLFTGSGRIALDVNTPWRRKPLPFGLFGLLLAAAASVLVIVLFR; encoded by the coding sequence GTGACCACTCACGACGATGAGTACGGCAAAAAGACCAGCCTGTTCGACGACACGGCCTCATCGGGTGCCACCACGAGCATCCTTTCCGGGGCCGAGGAAAGCACCGAGAAGGACACTTCCACGCGCTGGCACGGCGGGCTCGACTTCGGCCTGCTGATCCTGCGCCTGGTGCTGGGCGGCACGATGGGCGCGCACGGCCTGCAGAAGGTGTTCGGGCTCTTCGACGGGCCCGGCATCGCCGGGTTCGCCCGCGCGCTCGGCGGGTTCGGGTTCACCAGCCAGACCACGCTGCTGTCCTGGATCACCGGGATCAGCGAGATCGCGGGCGGCGCGCTGGTGATCCTCGGCCTGTTCACCCCGCTCGGCGCGGCCGCGCTGCTCGGCGTCGCGGCGAACATCGTCTACGCGAAGTTCCACGGCGGCTTCTTCATGGGAGAGGGCAAGGGTTTCGAGTACGAACTGCTGCTCGGCGCCGTCGCGTTCTCGTTGCTGTTCACCGGTTCCGGCCGGATCGCACTCGACGTGAACACCCCGTGGCGCCGCAAACCGCTGCCCTTCGGGTTGTTCGGGCTGTTGCTCGCGGCGGCCGCTTCGGTACTGGTGATCGTGCTCTTCCGGTAG